The genomic window GGCCCCTGGCGACGAGTGCCGCGTGGCCTTCGTGCGCGGTCGCCGTCTCGAGTCCTATTTCGCGGAGCGCGTGGCCTCAGCCACCAATGTGGGCAACATCTACAAGGGCCGCGTCACCAATGTGGAAGCCGCGATCCAGGCCGCCTTCGTCGACTTCGGCGAGGGGCAGAACGGCTTCCTTCACATCAGCGATCTGCATCCAAAATATTTCCCCGGCGGCGACAAGGGCGAGAGCGTCGGGCACAAAATCCCGCGGCGCGACCGCCCGGCAATCCAGGATTGCGTGAAGAAGGGCCAGGAGATCACCGTGCAGGTGATCAAGCAGGGCATCGGCACCAAGGGTCCGACGCTCACGAGTTACCTCAGCGTGCCCGGCCGCCTGCTGGTGATGATGCCGGACATGGACAAGGTCGGCGTCAGCCGCAAGGTGGACGACGAGCAGCAGCGCCGCGAGATGCGCAAGATTCTTGATTCGCTCGATCTGCCCGAAGGCTTCGGGTTCATCCTGCGCACCGCGGGCTTCGACCGCAGCCGCACCGAGCTGCAGCGCGACGCCGCATATCTGCAGCGCCTGTGGCAGGCGATGGCCAAGCGGATCGACTCCGTGGGCGCTCCCGCCGAGCTCTACACCGAAAGCGACATTCTGCTTCGCACTGTCCGCGAAATGGTGGACGAGACCGTCAGCCACATCATCGTGGACAACGAAGCCGCCTGGCAGCGCGTGACCGCGTTCCTGGAGGTGGTCTTCGCCAAGGACGCTCCCAAGGTGCTCTTCTACGACCGGCCGGCGCCGATCTTCTCGGCCTTCGACCTGGACCGCCAGATCGACAGCATCCACAGCCGCGAAGTGCCGCTGCCTTCGGGAGGCGCGCTGGTGATTGATCAAACGGAAGCGCTGGTGGCCATCGACGTCAACAGCGGCAAGAGCCGCTCGGCGCGCGACAGCGAGACCAACGCCTACAACACCAACAAGGAGGCGGTCGACGAGATCTGCCGCCAGCTTCGCCTGCGCGACCTGGGCGGACTCGTGGTGTGCGATCTCATCGACATGCGCATGCCGCGGCACCGCCGCGACATCGAGGCCCGCATCCAGGAGCACCTGAAGAAGGACCGCGCCAAGACCACCGTGGCCCCGATCAGCGCCTTCGGCATGATCGAGCTCACGCGTCAGCGCATGCGGCCGAGCCTGCGCAAGGCCCACTACATGGACTGCCCGCATTGCGCCGGTTCCGGCGAAGTGCGGCTTCCCGATTCGACCGCCGCCGACGGACTGCGGCAGATTCAGCTGCTGCTGAGCTACCCGCAGATCCACCGCGTGGAGATGGTCTGCGGAGTGCGCGTGGCCAGCGTGATTCTCTCGACGCGGCGCCAGCAGCTTGTTGAGATTGAGCGCGACTCCGGCAAGCGCATCGACATCCGCATCAGCGAGGCCATCGCGGGCGACCGCGTGGACCTCTACGCCTACGACGAGCGCAACGCGGACATCGAGATTCCGCGCCTCTCGCATCTCTCGGCCCCGCGCCTGGAGGATCTGCCCACCGAGCCGCCCGAAATGGACGAGAGCGCCCCGACCGATTCCGGCCGGGACGACGACGATGGATCGCGCGGCCGCGGGCGCGGCCGCCGCCGTCGACGAAAAGTCCTGCCGGCCGACGCCACCGCCATGTTGATGAGCGGCGCCTTCGACGACCTTCCTGAGATCGTCGAGGACGAACCCGCGGTCATCGACGAGGTGCGCGCCAAGGAGCTTGAGGAGGGCGAGTCCTCCGACGATTCGTCCGAGGAGTCGCAGGGCTCCGACGGCGGCTCGCGCCAGCGATTTGACGGCCGGCGCGATCAGCGCGGCCGAGGACGCGGACGCGACAACAACCGGCGGCAGGATCGCCCGCGTGGCGACCAGCCTCGCAGCGATCAATCTCGTGGCGATCAATCTCGCGGTGATCAACCCCCGCGTTCACCGCTTCAATCGGCGGGGCGGCCGGAAGGCCTTCCCACGGTCGAAGGCGAACCGAGCGAGGGCGCTGCCCCGCTTGATCCCAATGATGCTTCCGGCCATCGCGAAGGCGCTCCCGGCAATCGCGAGGGCGGTCCCCGTCGTCGTCGAGGCCGTCGCGGCGGACGCGGTCGTCGCATGGGCGGCGAAGCCGTCGCCGGATCCAATCTCAATGGCGATGGCGAGCCGTCAGGCGAGGGTGCAGCGGAAGGATCAACCGATGCCTCCGCCACCGGAGGCGATCACCCGAATGCGCCGCACACGCCGCGCGATCCCAACGCGCCCGAAGGCGACGGTCCGCGCGGCCGCCGTCGACGGCGTGGCCGCGGACGCGGCGGGCGCGACCAAGGCCAGGGCCAGGGTCCCAACGCGGGACCGGTGATCTATCCCAACGCTGCCCAGCGATCCGCTGCACAGCCCGGCTTCAATCCCAGTTCGAATTCCGGTTCTTCCCACGGCGCGCCGGCTCCGGCAAGAGTCCCGTCGGGCAATGTGGCGCCTGCGAACGTTTCGGGCAACACCGCCTCGTCGCAACCCTCCGCCGATGGCCAGAAGAAAACCGGATTCCTGCGCAGCCTCTACGGCGCCGCCCGGCGCGGCCTCGCTCCCGGCGCGGCCAAAGACGCGCAGCGGAAGGAATAGCCGGACATGGCCGCGACTCGACCTGCGCAACGGTTGATCGTGCTCGGCTCGACGGGCTCCATTGGAGCCAGCACGCTCGAGGTCGTCTCTCATTTCGCGTCGATGCCCCCATCCGCGAACGCACCCCAATTTCAGATCGTCGGCCTCGCCGCCGGACGCAACGCACCCAGCCTCGCCAAGCAGGCCCGCGATTTCCAGGTTCCCAACCTCGCCCTGCTGGATGCCGAGGCCGCAAAACAACTCAAGGGCTTCGACTCGGTCCGCAGCGGACCCGACGCCGCGCTGCAATTGATCCGGGACATCGCGCGCCCGGGCGACCTGGTCGTCGCGGCGATGGTGGGATTCGCGGGGCTCGCTCCCACGCTGCTGGCGCTGGAGCGCGGATGCACCGTGGCGCTGGCGAACAAGGAAACTCTCGTGGCCGCCGGCTCATTGATGACGGCTGCCGCCAAGCGCGCCGGAACCCTTCTTCTGCCCGTCGACAGCGAGCACAGCGGTCTGGCCCAGTGTCTGCGCAGCGGCGCCCGCGAGGAGATCACCCGCGTGGTGCTCACCGCCAGCGGCGGGCCCTTCCGGACCTGGTCGCACGAACGGACCGCCGGCGCGACCGTCGAGGAGGCGCTGAACCATCCCACCTGGAAGATGGGGCCCAAGGTCACCATCGACAGCGCGACCCTGATGAACAAGGCGCTGGAGATCATCGAGGCGCACTGGCTCTTCGATCTGCCCGCCGAGCGCATCGACGCGATCGTGCATCCGCAAAGCGTGGTGCACGCCATGATCGAGTACGCCGATGGAAGCGTGATCGCGCAGATGTCGCCGCCTGACATGAAGCTGCCGATCCAGGCCGCGCTCTGCTGGCCGCAGCGCCATCCCGGCGTCGCCAAGAAACTGGACTGGAGCGCCCTCAAGGCGCTCGACTTCCACGCCATCGACCATGAGCGCTTCCCCGCCGTCGAGCTGGCCCGCCAAGTCATCCGCCAGGGCGGCACGGCCGGCGTCACCCTGAACGCCGCCAACGAGGTCGCGGTCGAGGCCTTCCTGAATCACGAGATCCGCTTCGGCGAGATCGGCCGCATCATCCAGAGGACCATGAAAGCCCTGCCGGCGCGCCCGATCCAGCACTTGAGCGACGTCGAGGCCGCCGACCGCGAGGCCCGGCGCCACGCGCGAACCCTGGTCGACGCCGCGGCGAACCTCCAGGCGAAGCGGCCCGAGGCCGCCCGTCCCCGGTAACTTCACGCTCGCCCCGAAAGGCGGAACCTAGCCAGTGGAATTCCTCACCAACACCTCCAACATCGCCCTGATCGTGGTCGGCTTCGGCCTGCTGATCGCCATCCACGAGTTCGGCCACTTCCTGGCGGCGCGCTGGGCCGGCATCCGTGTGGAGTCCTTTGCCGTGGGCATGGGACCGACCGTGCTCGCCTTTCGGCGCGGGCTCGGCGTCCGCTTCGGGAGCACGGCACCGCTGATCAAGACCCGCTTCGGCAGCGAGCCGGAGAAGATTCCCACGGCCCAGTTGCATGCCGAAGGCGTGGGCGAGACTGAATATTCACTGCGCCTGCTCCCGATCGGCGGCTTCGTCCGCATGAAGGGCCAGGAAGACCTC from Planctomycetota bacterium includes these protein-coding regions:
- a CDS encoding Rne/Rng family ribonuclease, with the protein product MVEPIDPKDTPSETPSQHFSEAESGPEAEAAADEMSPGQIWTPFEETSSQQLRQPVVDAADEAGDASSTEAVDAEAETADADESESRDMLEAGEEASSETETLEEVVELEETATGDAAEGTVEAASGEAAPEGQAPKTIKRLVKRREAPKLRDTIMIVNEAPGDECRVAFVRGRRLESYFAERVASATNVGNIYKGRVTNVEAAIQAAFVDFGEGQNGFLHISDLHPKYFPGGDKGESVGHKIPRRDRPAIQDCVKKGQEITVQVIKQGIGTKGPTLTSYLSVPGRLLVMMPDMDKVGVSRKVDDEQQRREMRKILDSLDLPEGFGFILRTAGFDRSRTELQRDAAYLQRLWQAMAKRIDSVGAPAELYTESDILLRTVREMVDETVSHIIVDNEAAWQRVTAFLEVVFAKDAPKVLFYDRPAPIFSAFDLDRQIDSIHSREVPLPSGGALVIDQTEALVAIDVNSGKSRSARDSETNAYNTNKEAVDEICRQLRLRDLGGLVVCDLIDMRMPRHRRDIEARIQEHLKKDRAKTTVAPISAFGMIELTRQRMRPSLRKAHYMDCPHCAGSGEVRLPDSTAADGLRQIQLLLSYPQIHRVEMVCGVRVASVILSTRRQQLVEIERDSGKRIDIRISEAIAGDRVDLYAYDERNADIEIPRLSHLSAPRLEDLPTEPPEMDESAPTDSGRDDDDGSRGRGRGRRRRRKVLPADATAMLMSGAFDDLPEIVEDEPAVIDEVRAKELEEGESSDDSSEESQGSDGGSRQRFDGRRDQRGRGRGRDNNRRQDRPRGDQPRSDQSRGDQSRGDQPPRSPLQSAGRPEGLPTVEGEPSEGAAPLDPNDASGHREGAPGNREGGPRRRRGRRGGRGRRMGGEAVAGSNLNGDGEPSGEGAAEGSTDASATGGDHPNAPHTPRDPNAPEGDGPRGRRRRRGRGRGGRDQGQGQGPNAGPVIYPNAAQRSAAQPGFNPSSNSGSSHGAPAPARVPSGNVAPANVSGNTASSQPSADGQKKTGFLRSLYGAARRGLAPGAAKDAQRKE
- the dxr gene encoding 1-deoxy-D-xylulose-5-phosphate reductoisomerase; this translates as MAATRPAQRLIVLGSTGSIGASTLEVVSHFASMPPSANAPQFQIVGLAAGRNAPSLAKQARDFQVPNLALLDAEAAKQLKGFDSVRSGPDAALQLIRDIARPGDLVVAAMVGFAGLAPTLLALERGCTVALANKETLVAAGSLMTAAAKRAGTLLLPVDSEHSGLAQCLRSGAREEITRVVLTASGGPFRTWSHERTAGATVEEALNHPTWKMGPKVTIDSATLMNKALEIIEAHWLFDLPAERIDAIVHPQSVVHAMIEYADGSVIAQMSPPDMKLPIQAALCWPQRHPGVAKKLDWSALKALDFHAIDHERFPAVELARQVIRQGGTAGVTLNAANEVAVEAFLNHEIRFGEIGRIIQRTMKALPARPIQHLSDVEAADREARRHARTLVDAAANLQAKRPEAARPR